A region of Geobacillus sp. 46C-IIa DNA encodes the following proteins:
- a CDS encoding YheC/YheD family protein encodes MTYTLLIDDKGENTVTLPASLQAAGQTAAAFGSRLVPCRIVSSSALTDCVVITSDIARRLSIPFVANVHVFLTAEAVHVGPLVGILTAGFTKSLHRPVGNRSFFFAKLLAQEKQVGGFAFLFGTSHIDWENGMVNGYFYTERGWERHAVPLPTVIYNRLPNRRIENDETFQTITETLQTAYGIPVFNGHFFNKWEIYRRLASHPEAQPYLPATAAHITWQTVDQFLARYTEAYVKPADGSLGRGICHLVKKNNVYECRFRDEQGETKTALFPTAMALWHHLLANAPLHRYVIQQAVPLMTVNGRPTDFRVHTNKNEYGQWQVSAIAAKIAGKQSITTHMNSGGIVKTLEEIFPDTAQRETVLTRLHHAALTLSRCLDETSETLIGEIGFDLGVDKQGRIWMFEANSKPGRSIFQHPGLKEADERTVLLPLAYAVHLSKTAITEPEALWP; translated from the coding sequence ATGACATATACGTTACTCATTGATGACAAAGGAGAAAACACCGTCACCTTGCCGGCTTCGCTTCAGGCGGCCGGACAAACGGCGGCCGCGTTTGGCAGCCGGCTTGTCCCGTGCCGAATCGTTTCCTCTTCCGCACTTACTGACTGCGTGGTCATAACAAGCGACATCGCCCGGCGCCTGTCCATTCCGTTTGTTGCTAACGTCCATGTCTTTTTGACGGCGGAGGCCGTCCATGTCGGCCCGCTCGTCGGCATTTTGACCGCCGGGTTCACCAAGTCGCTCCATCGCCCAGTTGGGAACCGAAGCTTCTTCTTCGCCAAGTTGCTCGCACAAGAGAAGCAAGTCGGCGGGTTTGCTTTTTTGTTCGGCACTTCTCATATCGACTGGGAAAACGGCATGGTCAACGGCTATTTTTATACGGAACGAGGCTGGGAGCGACATGCGGTGCCGCTGCCGACCGTGATTTATAACCGCCTGCCGAATCGACGCATCGAAAATGACGAGACATTTCAAACGATCACTGAGACGCTGCAAACCGCCTACGGCATCCCGGTCTTTAATGGCCATTTTTTCAACAAATGGGAGATTTACCGCCGGCTTGCCTCCCATCCCGAAGCGCAGCCGTACTTGCCGGCGACAGCCGCCCATATCACCTGGCAGACGGTTGACCAGTTTCTTGCCCGCTACACAGAAGCATACGTAAAACCAGCCGACGGCAGCCTCGGCCGAGGCATCTGCCATTTAGTGAAAAAAAACAATGTCTACGAATGCCGTTTTCGCGATGAACAAGGGGAAACGAAAACCGCTCTGTTTCCGACCGCTATGGCATTATGGCACCACTTGCTCGCCAATGCGCCGCTTCACCGCTATGTCATTCAGCAGGCTGTGCCGCTCATGACCGTCAATGGCCGGCCGACGGATTTTCGCGTCCACACCAATAAAAACGAATACGGTCAATGGCAAGTGAGCGCCATCGCCGCCAAAATCGCCGGGAAGCAAAGCATCACCACCCATATGAACAGCGGCGGAATCGTCAAAACGCTCGAAGAAATTTTCCCGGACACCGCCCAACGTGAAACCGTGCTGACCCGCCTGCATCATGCCGCTCTCACGCTTAGCCGTTGCCTTGACGAAACGTCGGAAACATTGATCGGTGAAATTGGCTTTGATCTCGGTGTGGATAAACAAGGGAGAATTTGGATGTTCGAAGCCAACTCCAAACCAGGACGCTCGATTTTTCAGCATCCGGGTCTTAAAGAAGCGGATGAGCGCACGGTGCTGCTGCCGCTTGCTTACGCTGTCCATCTAAGCAAAACGGCCATCACCGAACCAGAGGCGCTTTGGCCATGA
- a CDS encoding YheC/YheD family protein, translating into MITIGYRRDTGEWVCEEGNVLYRFGNSRLAFVSPLPDLTFAVRAQGGRVGPLVGILISASSIPALLDGRKRWLESVIRSLHDAGGIAIVSAAAGIGEKTVSGYVFVPSLERFVEASTPLPDVVYNRVKSRDEEQNAPFQTAAARLAAHGIPLVNRSFFRKSDVYDALRADRRLWPHLLPTAPIDTVDDVRAWLAQYGCVYVKQDDGSRGSGLLRLTSLPEAAAICESPRGQTRLGSLDELAPLVQSCRYIVQAAADTDTWNGRRYDLRVLAHWQRGCHTITGIGVRLAGTQSVTTHVFHGGTVLPYTEVKERIDEQALEQLIALSGERLSERFGLVGEFSADIGVGRERQLYIYEINAKPMVFDESAIEAERHRRLNQLFAELAHLAP; encoded by the coding sequence ATGATCACCATCGGTTACCGGCGCGACACTGGCGAGTGGGTTTGCGAGGAAGGGAACGTGCTTTACCGATTTGGCAACAGTCGACTCGCTTTCGTCTCTCCCCTTCCTGATCTCACTTTTGCTGTCCGTGCGCAAGGCGGGCGGGTCGGGCCGCTTGTCGGCATTTTGATCAGCGCCTCATCTATTCCAGCTTTGCTTGACGGGAGAAAGCGGTGGCTTGAGTCCGTCATCCGCTCGCTCCATGATGCCGGCGGCATCGCCATCGTCAGCGCCGCCGCCGGCATCGGTGAGAAAACGGTCTCCGGCTATGTATTCGTCCCGTCGCTCGAGCGTTTTGTCGAGGCATCGACTCCGTTGCCAGACGTCGTCTACAATCGGGTGAAAAGCCGCGACGAAGAACAAAACGCGCCGTTTCAAACAGCGGCCGCAAGGCTTGCTGCCCATGGCATCCCGCTTGTTAACCGTTCCTTTTTCCGCAAATCGGACGTTTACGACGCGTTGCGGGCTGACCGTCGGCTTTGGCCGCATTTGTTGCCGACTGCGCCGATTGACACAGTGGACGATGTGCGCGCTTGGCTTGCTCAGTACGGCTGCGTCTATGTAAAACAAGATGACGGCTCAAGGGGAAGCGGTTTGCTCCGTCTCACCTCCTTGCCCGAAGCGGCGGCCATCTGCGAATCCCCCCGCGGCCAAACACGGCTCGGATCGCTCGATGAGCTGGCGCCGCTTGTCCAATCTTGCCGCTACATTGTCCAAGCAGCAGCTGACACCGATACATGGAACGGCCGCCGTTACGATTTGCGCGTGCTTGCTCATTGGCAGCGCGGCTGCCACACCATTACCGGCATCGGTGTCCGCCTTGCCGGAACGCAGTCGGTGACCACCCATGTCTTTCATGGCGGAACGGTGTTGCCCTACACCGAAGTCAAAGAACGGATCGATGAACAGGCGCTCGAGCAGCTGATTGCGCTTAGCGGCGAACGGCTTAGCGAGCGGTTCGGCCTTGTCGGCGAATTTTCCGCCGACATCGGCGTCGGCCGCGAGCGGCAGCTGTACATTTATGAGATCAATGCGAAACCGATGGTGTTTGATGAATCGGCAATTGAAGCGGAGCGGCATAGACGGCTCAATCAACTGTTCGCCGAATTAGCTCATCTTGCGCCATAG
- a CDS encoding CdaR family transcriptional regulator: MLKELESLYEGDIVINGQPEHPEAYEWFYTADGNEIGIAKQRLTKRERQLLALFLTPAEHRRERESEEERAWKRWMASGDPAAPAMLAAPYCRLIHFTANRPIANKAEFTETIRSLFESPITIVWDKDRGGLIIEARQKRTAELPLLTEMADALAADFYAAIHLFIGPVRPVDDRLYESFLLEKECFAAARRFWPKQTVYGWEDVIPLPLLGAGIDEKTAQLLSFLDEFDEDEIRAMETFLQCNLNVSMAAKKLYMHRNSLQYRIDKWTEQTGIDIKRFKGAAAIYLAILHRRSS; encoded by the coding sequence ATGTTAAAGGAGCTCGAATCGCTTTACGAAGGGGATATCGTCATTAACGGCCAGCCGGAACATCCAGAGGCATATGAATGGTTTTATACCGCTGACGGCAATGAAATTGGCATCGCCAAACAGCGGTTAACGAAGCGGGAACGGCAATTGTTGGCGCTGTTTTTGACCCCAGCCGAACACCGGCGGGAGCGGGAAAGCGAAGAGGAGCGGGCGTGGAAGCGCTGGATGGCGAGCGGCGACCCGGCGGCGCCCGCCATGCTGGCCGCTCCGTACTGCCGGCTGATTCACTTTACCGCCAACCGGCCGATCGCGAACAAAGCCGAGTTTACCGAAACAATCCGCAGCTTGTTTGAGTCCCCGATCACGATCGTTTGGGACAAAGACAGGGGCGGCCTGATCATCGAAGCGAGGCAAAAACGAACCGCTGAACTGCCCTTGCTGACGGAGATGGCTGACGCGCTCGCCGCCGATTTTTACGCTGCGATCCATCTATTTATCGGTCCGGTTCGTCCGGTCGACGATCGGCTATATGAATCGTTTCTCCTCGAAAAAGAATGTTTTGCCGCCGCCCGCCGCTTTTGGCCGAAGCAAACGGTGTATGGATGGGAAGATGTCATTCCACTTCCCCTCCTTGGCGCTGGCATCGATGAGAAGACTGCTCAACTCTTATCGTTTCTCGATGAGTTTGATGAAGACGAAATCCGGGCAATGGAGACGTTTTTGCAATGCAATTTAAACGTCTCGATGGCGGCGAAAAAGCTGTACATGCACCGCAACAGTTTGCAATACCGGATCGATAAATGGACGGAGCAAACCGGTATCGACATCAAGCGATTTAAAGGAGCAGCAGCGATCTACTTAGCTATTTTGCACCGCCGCAGCTCTTGA
- a CDS encoding ABC transporter ATP-binding protein has protein sequence MAELVLDHIYKIYDNNVTAVKDFNLHIQDKEFIVFVGPSGCGKSTTLRMVAGLEEISKGDLYIDGKRMNDVPPKDRDIAMVFQNYALYPHMSVYDNMAFGLKLRKFPKAEIEKRVREAARILGLEQYLDRKPKALSGGQRQRVALGRAIVRDAKVFLMDEPLSNLDAKLRVQMRSEIAKLHQRLETTTIYVTHDQTEAMTMATRLVVMKDGVIQQVGTPREVYERPENIFVGGFIGSPAMNFIKGTLQDGKFVVGRTSFGIPEGKMKVLRDQGYIGKEVILGIRPEDIHDEPLFLEASPATKITAHVEVAELLGAESMIYSNIDGQEFVARIDARTEIKPGHRIDLALDMNKAHFFDIETERRIRAADEK, from the coding sequence ATGGCAGAACTCGTTCTCGATCATATTTACAAAATTTACGACAACAATGTCACCGCCGTCAAAGATTTCAACTTACATATTCAAGATAAGGAGTTTATCGTCTTTGTCGGTCCGTCCGGCTGCGGCAAATCGACGACATTGCGGATGGTCGCCGGTCTTGAGGAAATTTCAAAAGGCGATCTCTATATCGACGGCAAGCGGATGAACGATGTGCCACCGAAAGACCGCGACATCGCCATGGTGTTCCAAAACTATGCCCTTTACCCGCATATGAGCGTTTATGACAACATGGCATTCGGCTTAAAGCTTCGCAAGTTCCCAAAAGCGGAAATCGAGAAACGCGTCCGCGAGGCGGCCCGCATCCTCGGGCTCGAACAATACTTAGACCGGAAACCGAAGGCGCTCTCCGGCGGACAGCGGCAGCGCGTGGCGTTAGGGCGCGCCATCGTCCGCGATGCGAAAGTGTTTTTAATGGATGAGCCGCTTTCAAACTTGGATGCGAAACTGCGCGTGCAAATGCGTTCGGAAATCGCGAAGCTCCATCAACGCTTAGAAACGACAACCATTTACGTTACCCACGACCAAACGGAAGCGATGACGATGGCGACTCGCCTTGTCGTCATGAAAGACGGCGTCATCCAGCAGGTCGGGACGCCGCGCGAAGTGTACGAAAGACCGGAAAACATTTTCGTCGGCGGCTTTATCGGTTCTCCGGCCATGAACTTTATAAAAGGGACGCTGCAAGACGGCAAATTTGTTGTCGGCCGCACATCATTTGGCATTCCGGAAGGAAAAATGAAAGTATTGCGCGACCAAGGGTATATCGGCAAGGAAGTCATTTTAGGAATCCGTCCGGAAGACATTCACGACGAGCCGCTCTTCTTGGAGGCATCGCCGGCGACAAAAATTACGGCGCACGTTGAAGTCGCCGAGCTGCTTGGCGCCGAATCGATGATTTACTCGAACATCGACGGCCAGGAGTTCGTCGCCCGCATTGACGCCCGCACCGAGATCAAGCCGGGCCACCGCATTGATCTCGCTTTGGATATGAACAAAGCGCACTTCTTTGACATTGAAACGGAACGACGCATTCGAGCGGCGGACGAAAAGTAA
- a CDS encoding alpha/beta-type small acid-soluble spore protein, which yields MARNNNNNQLLVAGAQQAIDQMKFEIAQEFGVNLGADTTSRANGSVGGEITKRLVAMAQQQLGGQFGNVQ from the coding sequence ATGGCACGCAACAATAACAATAACCAACTGTTAGTCGCTGGTGCCCAACAAGCCATCGACCAAATGAAATTCGAGATCGCTCAAGAGTTTGGTGTCAACCTTGGCGCTGATACGACTTCCCGCGCGAACGGTTCGGTCGGCGGTGAAATTACGAAACGCCTTGTAGCAATGGCCCAACAACAACTCGGCGGCCAATTCGGCAACGTTCAATAA
- a CDS encoding hemolysin family protein, with amino-acid sequence MEEWPLRLFGWFFLFLLVNALFASAEAAFSSASKTRLKHYAGERPHNKRLQAVIEQLDRALLALAIANRLTSITAVALFIHIAASLLGEQTGLFVSIAVMTILSVVFGEILPKSMAKEQAEPLAIRYASLAYGLMKLMAPITALFQAMRERIARRFANGAAAPAVTEEDIKVMVELSEEEGVIDNKEKELIQRSLDFDEILVEEIFTPRADMVAVEVNQPIEEIRDVFLEERYSRIPVYEGDIDNVIGILSESDFFSELVQKRDVRIRELLRQPLFVVESMKVSDLLPELQKSKVHMAIVVDEFGGTAGLITLEDIIEQIVGEIWDEHDEAVKTVRQIDEHSFEFSAELPLDEFCEVMKIDVPESESHTLGGWIFEMFERIPAVGETLQYGPLTLTVRQVDNRRIRKVLVSLSQPLAEQAGGM; translated from the coding sequence TTGGAAGAGTGGCCGTTAAGGTTGTTCGGTTGGTTTTTTCTTTTCCTGCTCGTCAACGCACTGTTCGCTTCGGCCGAGGCGGCGTTTTCATCGGCAAGCAAAACCCGGTTAAAGCATTATGCGGGAGAGCGCCCACACAACAAGCGTCTGCAGGCGGTGATCGAACAGCTTGATCGCGCGTTGTTGGCGCTCGCGATTGCCAACCGTCTGACGAGCATCACGGCGGTCGCGCTGTTTATTCATATCGCTGCTTCACTGCTTGGGGAACAGACGGGGTTATTTGTCTCGATTGCGGTGATGACGATCTTGTCCGTCGTCTTCGGTGAAATTTTGCCAAAATCGATGGCGAAAGAGCAGGCAGAACCGCTCGCGATTCGGTATGCCAGCCTCGCCTACGGGCTGATGAAACTAATGGCGCCCATAACGGCATTGTTCCAAGCCATGAGGGAACGAATCGCCCGACGGTTCGCCAACGGGGCTGCCGCGCCGGCTGTCACGGAAGAGGATATCAAAGTGATGGTCGAACTGAGTGAAGAAGAAGGGGTTATTGACAACAAAGAAAAAGAACTGATTCAACGTTCGCTCGATTTTGATGAAATTTTAGTCGAAGAAATTTTCACGCCGCGCGCCGATATGGTGGCGGTTGAGGTGAATCAGCCGATTGAAGAGATCCGCGACGTGTTTTTGGAAGAACGGTACTCTCGCATTCCGGTGTATGAAGGGGATATTGACAATGTCATCGGCATTTTGTCAGAAAGCGACTTTTTCAGCGAGCTTGTACAAAAGCGCGATGTGCGCATCCGCGAGTTGTTGCGCCAGCCGCTGTTTGTCGTTGAATCGATGAAAGTATCCGACCTGCTGCCGGAGCTGCAAAAAAGCAAAGTGCATATGGCGATCGTCGTCGATGAGTTCGGCGGCACGGCCGGCTTGATTACGCTCGAGGATATTATCGAGCAGATCGTTGGGGAAATATGGGATGAGCATGATGAAGCGGTGAAAACGGTGCGCCAAATCGATGAGCATAGCTTTGAATTCAGCGCCGAACTGCCGCTTGACGAGTTTTGTGAAGTGATGAAGATCGATGTGCCGGAAAGCGAATCACATACGTTAGGCGGCTGGATTTTTGAAATGTTTGAGCGCATTCCGGCAGTCGGCGAAACGTTGCAGTATGGCCCACTGACGCTGACTGTCCGCCAAGTGGATAACCGACGCATTCGCAAAGTGCTCGTCTCCTTGAGCCAACCGCTCGCCGAGCAGGCAGGAGGCATGTGA
- a CDS encoding thiazole biosynthesis adenylyltransferase ThiF translates to MNERYSRQQLFAPIGEEGQKKIREKHVVLIGAGALGTGNAEALVRAGVGKLTIIDRDYVEWSNLQRQQLYSEADAKERLPKAIAAKRRLEQVNSEVNIEAIVGDAGAQELEMLVAEQRPHLLIDATDNFDARMVMNDVAYKYRIPWIYGACVGSYGLSYAFIPGRTPCLYCLLETVPQGGLTCDTAGIISPAVQMVVSYQTAEALKILVEDWAALRGKLVSFDLWTNEYAAIRIDAVKRDECPTCGHHPSYPFLSYEQQTKTAVLCGRDSVQIRPPGRREYDLDELAALFRRQGLQAEANPYLVSVSLGDKRLVVFGDGRALVHGTKDVQEAKTIYYRYLG, encoded by the coding sequence TTGAACGAACGATATTCCCGACAGCAATTGTTTGCCCCGATCGGTGAGGAAGGACAAAAGAAAATACGGGAAAAGCATGTTGTCTTAATCGGCGCCGGAGCGCTTGGCACGGGCAATGCCGAAGCGCTCGTGCGCGCCGGGGTCGGCAAATTGACGATCATTGACCGCGACTACGTCGAATGGAGCAATTTGCAGCGCCAGCAGCTGTATAGCGAAGCGGACGCGAAAGAGCGGCTGCCAAAGGCCATCGCTGCCAAGCGACGACTCGAACAAGTGAACAGCGAGGTCAACATTGAGGCCATTGTTGGGGATGCCGGCGCACAAGAGCTGGAGATGCTTGTGGCTGAACAGCGCCCGCATTTATTGATTGACGCGACTGACAATTTTGATGCGCGCATGGTCATGAATGACGTTGCCTATAAATACCGCATTCCGTGGATTTACGGCGCTTGCGTCGGCAGCTACGGCTTGAGCTACGCCTTCATCCCCGGGCGCACCCCTTGTCTATACTGCCTGCTTGAAACGGTGCCGCAAGGGGGCTTGACGTGCGACACGGCCGGTATTATTAGCCCGGCCGTGCAAATGGTCGTCAGTTATCAAACGGCTGAAGCGCTGAAAATTTTAGTGGAAGACTGGGCAGCGCTGCGCGGAAAGCTCGTCTCGTTTGATCTTTGGACGAACGAATACGCGGCCATTCGCATTGATGCGGTGAAACGCGATGAGTGCCCGACGTGCGGCCATCATCCGTCCTATCCGTTCCTTTCTTATGAACAGCAGACGAAGACCGCCGTGTTGTGCGGGCGCGATTCCGTCCAAATCCGCCCGCCTGGCCGGCGTGAGTACGATTTAGACGAATTAGCGGCGCTGTTTCGCCGCCAAGGGCTTCAAGCCGAAGCCAATCCGTATCTCGTCTCCGTTTCCCTCGGCGACAAGCGGCTCGTTGTATTTGGCGACGGCCGTGCGCTCGTGCACGGCACGAAAGACGTGCAAGAGGCGAAAACGATTTATTATCGTTATTTAGGGTAA
- a CDS encoding thiazole synthase: MLKIGPYEFSSRLLLGTGKYPNLDVQKKAVEASGAEILTFAVRRMNIFSPEQPNFLEQLDLSKYKLLPNTAGAKTAEEAVRIARLAKASGLCDMIKVEVIGCDKTLLPDPVETLKAAEMLLEEGFIVLPYTSDDVVLARRLQELGCHAVMPGASPIGSGQGIVNPLNLRFIIEQATVPVIVDAGIGGPADAALAMELGADGVLLNTAVSSAADPVKMAKAMKLAIEAGRLGYEAGRIPKKRYASASSPTEGMSVV, from the coding sequence ATGTTGAAAATCGGTCCATATGAATTTTCTTCGCGGCTGTTGCTTGGCACAGGCAAGTATCCAAATTTGGATGTACAAAAAAAGGCAGTAGAAGCATCAGGTGCAGAAATTTTGACGTTTGCCGTCCGGCGGATGAATATTTTCTCTCCAGAGCAGCCGAACTTTTTAGAACAGCTGGACTTAAGCAAATATAAGCTGCTGCCGAACACCGCCGGGGCGAAAACAGCCGAAGAGGCGGTGCGCATTGCTCGGTTGGCGAAAGCGTCCGGGTTATGTGATATGATTAAGGTAGAAGTGATCGGCTGCGATAAAACGCTGCTCCCGGACCCGGTTGAAACGTTAAAGGCAGCGGAAATGCTCCTTGAGGAAGGGTTTATCGTGTTGCCGTATACGTCCGATGATGTTGTGTTGGCGAGACGGCTGCAGGAGCTTGGCTGCCATGCGGTCATGCCGGGAGCATCGCCCATCGGGTCAGGACAAGGCATCGTGAATCCGCTCAATTTGCGCTTCATTATCGAGCAGGCGACCGTGCCGGTCATTGTCGATGCCGGCATCGGCGGGCCGGCGGATGCGGCGCTGGCGATGGAATTAGGAGCGGATGGGGTGTTGCTGAACACCGCCGTTTCTAGCGCAGCTGATCCGGTGAAAATGGCAAAAGCGATGAAGCTGGCGATTGAAGCGGGCCGGCTTGGCTATGAAGCCGGGCGCATTCCGAAAAAGCGATACGCGTCAGCGAGCAGCCCAACGGAAGGAATGAGCGTTGTTTGA
- the thiS gene encoding sulfur carrier protein ThiS has protein sequence MTLIINGETVTVPDEVKTVSDLLSHFRLDNKLAIVEVNVRIIQKHEYGITALANGDRVEIVHFVGGG, from the coding sequence ATGACGTTGATCATTAACGGGGAGACCGTTACGGTGCCCGATGAAGTCAAAACGGTGAGCGATTTGCTTTCTCATTTCCGGCTTGACAATAAACTGGCCATTGTGGAAGTCAACGTCCGCATTATTCAAAAGCATGAGTATGGAATAACGGCGCTCGCGAACGGCGATCGCGTCGAAATCGTTCATTTTGTAGGAGGCGGTTGA
- the thiO gene encoding glycine oxidase ThiO has product MTIHHYDVAIVGGGVIGAAVAFELAKRQHRVAILEKGTMGAEASSAAAGMLGAQSEFSAPSPLVPLALKSRALMPSLAEELKGRTGIDIGLVENGMIKIATTDEEADELRRHYAFWRATDQPVRWLTKEEALEMEPRLSTEAIVGAMYIERDGQVSAPDLASALAHAAASAGACLYEHTEVVNIRSDAGSHLVETTSGTFAAGAVVIATGAWASRLGALLGLSLSVYPVKGECVMVRTPVPLLQTTVFAKSGCYIVPKWGSQLLIGATSTPGTYDRRVSAGGVMSLLHRAARLLSDVQQAEWLRAWSGIRPQTKDGLPYIGEHPERRGLFVAAGHYRNGILLSAITGRLMADLVERKELGVDLSPFSLTRHTEEKVGIE; this is encoded by the coding sequence ATGACGATACATCATTATGACGTCGCGATTGTCGGCGGCGGGGTGATCGGGGCGGCGGTTGCCTTCGAGCTTGCCAAGCGGCAGCACCGCGTCGCGATTTTGGAAAAAGGAACGATGGGCGCCGAGGCGTCGAGCGCGGCCGCTGGTATGCTCGGAGCACAATCGGAGTTTTCCGCGCCAAGCCCGCTCGTGCCGCTCGCCTTAAAAAGCAGAGCCCTCATGCCGTCCTTGGCGGAAGAGTTGAAGGGGCGAACCGGGATTGACATCGGTCTTGTTGAAAACGGGATGATCAAAATAGCGACAACGGACGAAGAGGCGGATGAGCTTCGCCGCCATTATGCATTTTGGCGTGCGACCGACCAGCCGGTGCGCTGGCTGACGAAGGAGGAAGCGCTTGAGATGGAGCCGCGCCTCTCAACGGAAGCGATTGTTGGTGCCATGTATATTGAAAGAGACGGACAAGTGAGCGCTCCGGATTTGGCCAGCGCTCTCGCTCACGCTGCCGCATCAGCTGGCGCCTGCTTATATGAGCATACAGAAGTGGTAAACATTCGTTCCGACGCCGGCAGCCATCTCGTTGAGACAACGAGCGGAACGTTTGCCGCTGGGGCGGTCGTCATTGCCACGGGCGCTTGGGCGTCGCGGCTTGGTGCACTGCTTGGGCTTTCTCTTTCCGTATACCCGGTCAAAGGGGAGTGCGTCATGGTGCGCACGCCGGTTCCGCTGTTGCAGACGACCGTGTTTGCGAAAAGCGGCTGCTACATCGTACCGAAGTGGGGCAGCCAGTTGCTGATTGGTGCGACATCCACTCCGGGCACATACGACCGGCGCGTGTCCGCCGGCGGAGTGATGAGTTTGCTTCACCGCGCTGCCCGCCTGCTTTCGGACGTTCAACAGGCGGAATGGCTAAGGGCATGGAGCGGCATCCGCCCGCAGACGAAAGACGGCTTGCCATACATCGGCGAACATCCGGAACGGCGCGGTTTGTTTGTCGCTGCCGGCCATTACCGAAACGGGATTTTGCTTAGCGCAATTACGGGGCGTCTAATGGCGGACTTAGTCGAGCGAAAAGAGCTGGGAGTTGATTTGTCGCCGTTTTCGTTGACGCGCCATACAGAAGAAAAGGTGGGGATCGAATGA
- the tenI gene encoding thiazole tautomerase TenI encodes MGMLHFVSTGRQAADEFAAICQHIHPYADAIHIREKEKTAREVAAFVTALLRAGVPPKKIIVNDRVDVAAVYGVHGVQLAYHSLPVRAVRRSFPSLAVGCSVHELAEARQAEEDGAHFCLFGHVFPSSSKPGLPPRGVDSLKEIAAAVHIPVIAIGGIHAGNARQALEAGAAGVAVLSAVFFAADPVGEAKRLAELVKGERIT; translated from the coding sequence ATGGGAATGCTTCATTTCGTTTCGACCGGTCGGCAGGCGGCCGATGAGTTCGCTGCCATTTGTCAGCACATCCATCCGTACGCCGACGCCATTCATATTCGTGAAAAAGAGAAAACGGCGCGCGAGGTTGCCGCGTTTGTCACCGCGCTGCTTCGCGCCGGAGTGCCGCCAAAAAAAATCATCGTCAACGACCGGGTCGATGTTGCCGCTGTGTACGGCGTCCACGGCGTGCAACTCGCCTATCATAGCCTGCCGGTGCGCGCTGTCCGCCGTTCGTTCCCTAGTTTGGCAGTCGGCTGCTCGGTGCATGAACTGGCGGAGGCGAGGCAGGCGGAAGAAGACGGGGCCCACTTTTGTTTATTCGGCCATGTTTTTCCAAGCAGCAGCAAGCCCGGGTTGCCGCCGCGCGGCGTGGACTCGCTCAAAGAAATAGCCGCTGCTGTACATATTCCCGTCATTGCCATCGGCGGCATCCATGCCGGCAATGCCCGCCAAGCGTTAGAAGCAGGTGCGGCGGGAGTGGCGGTGTTGTCGGCTGTCTTTTTCGCAGCGGATCCGGTCGGCGAGGCGAAACGGCTTGCTGAATTGGTTAAAGGGGAGAGGATCACATGA
- a CDS encoding energy-coupling factor transporter transmembrane protein EcfT, giving the protein MTWEIHRRETWLHETNPSLKLIVLVVLFFAVLFMHNPNVLINFSLALFVLFCFATGYPAKVLAWLFLPFFLIFVSTASSMMMFGEGTTTWFRWGLIHVTEESFWRGVHLGFRALALGLLGLIFSLTTRPVHLFYSLMQQLKLKPKYAYSFLAAVRLLPMMMEEFQTVHYALKVRGVPNRGGLSKVKRYAIPLLSQSIRRAQRIAVAMEAKQFSGSGPRTFYYEIGFSKYDVLFVVLFAMLSFASYYVGIHYPYLSINDVR; this is encoded by the coding sequence GTGACATGGGAGATTCATCGCCGCGAGACATGGCTTCATGAGACGAACCCGAGCTTGAAGTTGATCGTGCTCGTTGTTCTCTTTTTTGCCGTTTTGTTTATGCATAATCCGAACGTCCTCATCAATTTTTCTCTCGCCCTTTTTGTTTTGTTTTGCTTTGCGACCGGCTATCCGGCGAAGGTGCTTGCTTGGCTGTTTTTGCCGTTCTTTCTCATCTTTGTTTCCACCGCCTCATCGATGATGATGTTTGGTGAGGGAACGACGACATGGTTTCGCTGGGGGCTCATCCATGTTACGGAAGAGAGCTTTTGGCGCGGCGTGCATCTTGGATTCCGCGCTTTGGCGCTCGGGCTGTTGGGATTGATTTTTTCCTTGACGACCCGGCCGGTGCACCTGTTTTATTCGCTTATGCAGCAGCTGAAGCTCAAGCCGAAATATGCGTACAGCTTTTTAGCGGCCGTCCGTTTGCTGCCGATGATGATGGAGGAGTTTCAAACTGTGCACTATGCTTTGAAGGTGCGCGGCGTCCCAAACCGCGGCGGGCTTAGCAAGGTGAAGCGCTATGCCATCCCGCTTTTGTCGCAAAGCATCCGCCGCGCCCAGCGCATCGCGGTGGCGATGGAGGCGAAACAATTTTCCGGCAGCGGTCCGCGCACGTTTTACTATGAAATCGGGTTTAGCAAATACGATGTATTGTTTGTTGTTTTGTTTGCCATGTTGTCGTTTGCTTCTTATTATGTCGGCATTCATTATCCGTATCTTTCGATCAACGATGTACGGTAG